The Babylonia areolata isolate BAREFJ2019XMU chromosome 2, ASM4173473v1, whole genome shotgun sequence genome segment ggggggttgggtgtgtgtggggggtggggggggcgggtgtagAGGGgcaacaatccatgcaggggcgacaatacatgccgcaacatgtctgtgtgtctgtctgtttgtgtgtctgtgtgtctgtctgtttccatcccTCCTGCCACACCCACAAACAGGCAGGCAAAGGGAAATTGTTTAAcggggttgtgtggttgtgtgtgtgtgtgtgtgtgtgtgtgtgtgtgtgtgtgtgtgcgagagagagagagagggggggggggagggagagtgagagagagagagagagagatgaggagagagatggggggagggagagggagatagatagggatggagggagagggaaaatgaatgaatgaattaatgaatgataaTATGGTagtagaataagcaacaatgcttgtTTTTCACCCAGACCTAAAAATTAGAAAATTtggggaaaatataaacaaatgaactgtaaatagcatcacataacatcagacgaaaaaagaaataagaagaagaggaagaagaagcagaagaagaagaagaagaagaagaagaaaaagcatcaCATACATTAAAAatcatggaaaagagagagagagagagagaaccaagaacaaaataaagagaaaaccagacacacagagaagcagacaaaCGGGCAGATACCCATGGACTGACATCAGAGATACCCGAACAGAGATACCCGAACAGAGATACCCGAACAAATAGCTGGAGGAGacgcagtaacaacaacaacaacaatcctcaacaacaacaacaacaacaatcctcaacaacaacaatcctcaacaacaatcctcctcctcatcaacaacaacaacacaacaacaacaaccatcctcaacaacaacaacaacaatcctcaacaacaacagcaacaacaacaatcctcaacaacaacaacaacacaacaacaacaatcctcaacaacaacagcaatcctcaacaacagcaacaacaacaacaatcctcaacaacaacaacaacacaacaacaacaatcctcaacaacaacagcaatcctcatcaacaacaacaacacaacaacaacaaccatcctcaacaacaacaacaacaatcctcaacaacaacagcaacaacaacaatcctcaacaacaacagcaatcctcaacaacaacagcaatcctcaacaacaacagcaacaacaacaatcctcaacaacaacaacaacacaacaacaacaatcctcaacaacaacagcaatcctcaacaacagcaacaacaacaacaatcctcaacaacaacaacaacacaacaacaacaatcctcaacaacaacagcaatcctcaacaacagcaacaacacaacaacaacaatcctcaacaacaacagcaatcctcaacaacagcaacaacaaccatcctcaacaacaacaatcctcaacaacaacaacaatcctcaacaacaacaacaacaacagcaacaacaatcctcaacaacaacaacaatcctcaacaacaacaacaattctcaacaacaaaaacaacaacaatcctcaacaacaacaacaacaacaatcctcaacaacaacaacaattatcctcaacaacgacaacaagcaaaagaacaacaacaattctcaacaacaaaaacaacaaccatcctCAAGGTGCgttctttcgcgcgcgcgcgcgcgcgcgcgcgcgcgcgtgtgtgtgtgtgtgtgtgtgtgtgtgtgtgtgtgtgtgtgtgtgtgttttagaactACCTTTATGAAGATAATAGTCATTAGCATTCACAatacagaagaacagaataacgCAGGTTGCACACAGTGAGAGAATGTCAGACCACAAGGTTTCTACACCATCACAGGCGGGTACAATCAGATTTACTACTTCACAAATCATGagagtacaaccaccaccacaacagcaacaaaggatCACGCTTGGTTACACCCCACTGAAAGGAaactggtaataaaaaaaaaaatgaaagtgacaaccaataacaatgacaacaataacaacaaaaccgatGGACATTGCACTGAGAATCGCagtgacccaggctttgacacacaaaccGACAGGAGCTGGTGTGTGAGGAATCTGGTAAACAATATTTTCAGTGAGTtttcccagtgactcttcacagagttaagaagaagaagaagaagaagaagaacaacaacaacaacaacaacaacgacaacaaaaagagcaaaaataacaacaagattcaagattcaaaaactttattactcaaggataaagattttaggcatcgcccagtcttccaatctgtccttgtgacaacaataacaataacaacattaacgataacgacaaaaaagaaaaaaaaaaaagaaaaaaaaaaagaaaaaaaagttaacactgctacatccactgctactacaacgaagaatgatcaccaccataatcattaacatcgtaaaaaggaataaaacgaacgcattcatacattcatatccatacacacgcacacactctctccacccaacaagaacaacaagagcaagaagaacaacaccACGTCCAAAACCAAAACCTAATCCATGAGCATCATGAGGAAGAGAGGGCTACTGAAGGCACGCCGCAAAGCTGATGATGACagaagttgctgctgctgctgctgctgctgctgcaactttTGTCCTCGGTGGCGCTGGGCAGCGGCGACTGCCTCCAAGAGACCGGGCTTGCCGCCGACGGTTGGAACCAGTGCCGGGTACACAGAACGACTTCTGACCCCCTGCACTGCTGACGGGGAGAAAGGCCAGGCTGGTACCActgaaaaacagtttcagtttcagttattcagtcaaggaggcgtcactacgtttgttcggacaaatccacatgcgctgcatcacatctgctctGCAgacgtctgaccagcagcataaccgaacacgcttagtcaggccttgagtgcacgcttatatacatctctctctctctctctctctatatatatatatatatatatatctatatatatatatatgcatgatgaaacaagcaaataaacaatgaaacaaacgaCCAgataattgataaataaatagatacgaCGAAAATAATGGCAACATggcgacaatgacgatgatgatagcatGATAGttgaaaacaagtaaacaacaacaacaacatattaaatgtatatttatatctatatatagatatacagatatatagatagatgaatatgtgtgtgtgtgtgtgtgtgtgtgtgtgtgtgtgtgtgcgtgcgtgcgtgtgtgtgtgtgtgtgtgtgtgtgcgtgtgtgtgtgtgtgtgtgtgtgtgtgtgtgtgtgtgtgtgtgtgtgtgtgtgcgcgcgcgcgcgcgcgcgcgagtattaTTTCTTAAGTCACTGATTATCAGATTTATTCAGTTCTGTGGATGATAGGAATCTGTCCGTCGTGAAGACTAAACATGCCACATTCTGATTTTGATGATGAATTAGATGGACAAAAGGGTATAGGCAATAAGATGCTGTCCTAAAAAATTGAACAGATTGTATTCTGAATATAATGAAAAATTCCTTGAGCATTAactcagataaacagagagagagagagagagagagagggaaaaagagagaaggagagagagagagcgagagagagagagagagagacgagagagaggagatggagagagagagagaaggacagagagagagagagagagagagagaaggagatggagagagagagagagagagagagagagagagagacagacagacagacagacagacagacagaagacagacagacagagaaggagagaaagagagagagagagagagagagagagagagagaggagagagagaaggagagagagaaggagagagagagagagagagagagagagagagagagagagagaagaagaagaagaagaagaagaagggtggggtggagagagacagggacatatatGAGTCAGTTGATTGTTGGACATTGGCACTGAGGGGGTTGAAACTGAATCTTGCTTGTGataggcaaagggcagtaatttgcaAGGAACGTTATCAATAattacctttgttgttgtttgaaactTCTTTACAACAAAGCATGTAATTATTCTATCGATATATGCAAAAAACCTTATGTATCAAATAAATATTGGGCTGATAAATTATTATCGGGGAGCGCCTGTCTGCGTgttaatttactttttttgtgtgttgttcttgctgatttgttctttcattcatgttttttattgtcattcttatttattttttttctacatttcgtCTTATTtctttatcagtttatttatttatttagttcttACAATGTCCGCCGGACCATTAGCTGAGCAGTGATGACTACtgatgaccattactgaccacaacTAGCCGTAGCTGATACCTTGAGTTGGATTTTGAGAAGGTGGCGTAACTGCGTTGGCACAAACAGATATAGGCTACAACACATGTGGTTGAGGGACAGCCTGGTTAAAAAATGTGACGTTAGTtaggccttatatatatatatatatctctgtgtgtgtagctgtgaactgttgttgtgttgcatttgtgCAATATTATGACTATCAAACATACAGATTAGCCACATACCTACTGACTTCACTCTCAAGCAatatcatatacacacacacacacacacaaatatatatatatatatatgtatagagagagaaatctatattaaatatatacatattcatgGCATTTTCTAAATTTATGAGCAAAGGTTGTTTAAGTATTTGCGATTTTGAAGATGGTGTTCCTCATGCTGATTTAGGCaggtgcacgctctctctctctcgcacgcacacacactctcgcacacttTTGCAGGTGAATATAGTCTgttatacaaataaacaaacagaatgcCAACAAGCAAACGTGGAAAAACAACTTTATTTTCTGTTGATGGATGAGACTGCACAACGCTGAATGCAGCATCTAAatatggtggttgttttgttttttttcttcttttttcctataACTTCTTACAAAGTCACATCACTGGGCGCATACATgcgaatgtttgttttttttttttaacccctcgaCTACCAAGCATTGGTTAAAAAGAGCTCAAAGTGGCATAGATTCTAAGTGCATTTACTACTTTTTCGTTGCACTCCTAAGTGCTGTTTGTTGCTGAAAGAAAAGTTTGGCAATCCCAAACAGAGATGGAAGCCcaggtgtggttcgtccgtcgggatcgacgaggaccatctagtcctgggggtgggtgggttgggctctgtgcgtgggttgggctctgtgggtgcgcagatgactggtcagaccAATCTGCgccccggaaggttctgacgcagtgtggacaggggatggtggcggctctcggggacttgctggcactgcttttcctggcctgtctgcgttgctctgctgcagcgattctgttggcctcacgggatttggcgcctttgtggtctgtccattgcatttgCAAAGAGCGGTGAccgacatcttgacctgtaagctagatcgtctgcttcttcttcttcttctgcgttcatgggctgcaactttcaTGTATGGTAAgactgggcttttatgtgcacgaccgtttttaccccgacatgtagtaggcagccatattctgtttccagggggggggggttatatgctacgtaagttcttgtttccataacccatcgcatggactacaggatcttcaacgtgagtatttgatctactgcgtaTAAACACAGAAGGGGGCTTTGGTGCCAGCAGTTcagcacataatcatgttgacctgggagaatctccacccttaacccaacgGGTGCGCTgaaaccgggaatcgaactcaggaacctCAGGGTGAGAATCCAACACTTTAACTATTCGGCCACCGCACCCGCACCCGCaccctgtcttatctcagtttcagtttctcagcgggggagtgtcactgcgttcggacaaatccatctacgctgCAGCatcatttgcttggcagatgcataaccagcagcgtaacgcacaacgcgctttagtcaggcattgagtgcatgcatacaattTGTGAACGTATCAagtatcagagtgaatttcttttacAGAACATTGCCAGAGTGGGACAACACTGATGATACCACaggttgttttgtgtggttttcaGTGCGGGCCAAGTGCGTGATACGAACAAGACCACAGTTTagcgtcccatccgaatgacaagaacgcccagcttgattttccagtcaaacttggggagaaaatGCTAGACccgggactcgaacccagaccctccgtGAGGACACTGTTTGGCAGATAAGGGTCTTGACCATTCAGCCACCTCCCTCTGCTGAGgccctcagtgaggtgacagcggTCCCTTTCACTGACTGATACAGCGCactccacagtttcagtttcagtttcagtagctcaaggaggcgtcactgcgttcggacaaatccatatacgctacaccacatctgccaagcagatgcctgaccagcagcgtaacccaacgcgcttagtcaggccactccacagcagcagcaaaggTGTTAATGAAGATGCTGGCGACTTCgccacgaaagaaaaaaaacaaaacaaacaaaagtgatgaAGAAAAGGGTGGAGTGTTGACAGTGAAAAATAaacgactgtcacacacacacacacacacacacacacacacacacacacacacacacacagatacacattcgcgcgcgcgcgcgagcgtctgACAAAACGTTTATCAAGGATGCGTTCTTCATCCTGTTTACACCGACACAAAGccatgtgtggaggggaggtatGGATGTTTTAGAGGCAGAGTTGgacggggtggtggggtaggggtggagggtgttaCGGAGGATGGAAGGatttgagggaggggggagggaggggtggtggaggtgttgggaaAGGAGGTGCAGAGGATGAAGTATTTTGGTTGTGGACGAGGAGGGAGGtacggggggtggagggttgtgcTGGGAAAGAGGTGCGGAGGATGGAAGGTTTGGGGggtgggcaaggcaaggcaaggcaaggcaaggcaaggcaaggcaaggcaaggcaaggcaaggcaaggcaaggcaaggcaaggcaaggcaaggcaaggcatggcaaggcaaggcaaggcaaggcaaggcatggcaaggcaaggcaaggcaaggcaaggcaaggcaaggcaaggcaaggcaaggcaaggcaaggcaaggcaaggagtttatttcgtgtgccccctgggggcgaGAGGAGGGGAGGTGCTGGGAAAGGGGCGTGCGGATGATGgaagtttttggggggtgggaggtgcaggGTGTTGGAAAAGGGGGTATGGATGATGgaaggttttttggttttggggtggggggtgggggtgggggggaggtgcagggtgtTAAAAAATGGGGTATGGATGATGGAAGGTTTTCCGGGGTGGGAAGTGGAGGGTGATGGAAACGGGGGTGTGGAtgatggaagattttttttttttttttggggggggggggggggggggggtcgggggggggggggggttggggtggtgggggtgggaggtagaggGTGTTGGAAAAGGGGAGTGTGGATGATggaaggttttggggggtgggaggtggagaatgTTGGAAAAGGGGTGTGTGAATGATggaaggttttggggggtgggaggtggagggtgttggAAAAGGGGGTGTGGATGACGGAAGgttttggtggggtgggaggtggagaatgTTGGAAAAGGGGAGTGTGGATGATggaaggttttggggggtgggaggtggagggtgttggAAACGGGGAGTGTGGATGATggaaggttttggggggtgggaggtggagggtgttggAAACGGGGAGTGTGGATGATggaaggttttggggggtgggaggtggagggtgttggAAACGGGGAGTGCGGATGATggaaggttttggggggtgggaggtggagggtgttggAAACGGGGAGTGTGGATGATggaaggttttggggggtgggaggtggagggtgttggAAACGGGGAGTGTGGATGATggaaggttttggggggtgggaggtggagggtgttggAAACGGGGAGTGTGGATGATggaaggttttggggggtgggaggtggagggtgttggAAACGGGGAGTGCGGATGATggaaggttttggggggtgggaggtggagggtgttggAAACGGGGAGTGCGGATGATggaaggttttggggggtgggaggtggagggtgttggAAACGGGGAGTGCGGATGATggaaggttttggggggtgggaggtggagggtgttggAAACGGGGAGTGCGGATGATggaaggttttggggggtgggaggtggagggtgttggAAACGGGGAGTGTGGATGATggaaggttttggggggtgggaggtggagggtgttggAAAAGGGGGTGTGGATGATGGAAGGTTttcgggggaggggttgggtgaggTGGAGGGTGTTGGAAAAGGGGGTGTGGATGATGGaaggtttttggggggtgggcgaAGGGCGAGAATAGGCGTGGAGATGAGAATGCGCTTGGGGAGTCACTGGAGGGAGGTGAGGTGTgcaaggagggtgtgtgtgtgtgtgtgtgtgtgtgtgtgtgtgtgtgtgtgtgtgtgtgtgtgtgtgtgtgttgtgtgtgtgtgtgtgtgtgtgtgtgtgtgtgtgtgtgtgtgtgtgtgtgtcttgtcattcggatcagacgataaaccgatgtcccatgttcagcacgcacctggcgcactgaaaaaataaATCCAAGGCAACACACGGGTTGTCctccagtggaaaaaaaaacaaaaaaaacccctgtagaagaaatccactccgataagtacacaaatagcagatgtggtgtagggtatatggatttatccgaaagcagtgacgcctcttggAAAATCGGAAACTGAAACTACACGGGCAGCATCTCTTATTCCACCACTCCATAAACATACACAGTGATGTAAAACGTCTATCTCAGCGCACCACTCACCTTGCTGCTGTGGAGCATCAAAGGGCTGCAGGGTGTGAAACACAGGACCCGCCACATCATCCGCATCACGCTCGGGTGTCACAggtgctggggtggtggtggtggtggtggtggtggggagggggggccggaAAGGAGGGGCCACCGTGGCGTATTCGTATCGTGGGTACCCAGAGTTGGGCTGGTAGTAAGTGTTCGAGTTTTTGTCGAAGGTGAAGGCACCGAGGCTGGGGTTGAAGTTGTAGTAGCTTGGGTAGTGGGTGTTAGCGGCAGGAGGGGCgaggtttgggttgttgttgttgttgtcttggtaAGTGTTTGTGTAAGGGAATGGGTTCAGGTTGGTCTGGTAAGTGCTGGAATAAGGGTTGGGGTCTGGATTGTTTATGTAAGTGTTGGTGTAAGAGATAggatttgggtttgtttggtaAGTGTTAGCGACAGGGAAGGGATTTGGGTTCTTCTGGTAAGTGTAGGTGTAAGGGGCGGGATTCGGGTCGTTGTAGACTTGAGGGTATGTGGGGTTGTTGGGGAAGTTGTGGtgggcggatgggggtgggggtggggtggtgatggtgggtgtgaccTTTGCACCTatgaggggcgggggaagggggagggcggggtccGGTTTGAGGTTGAGAGCTTGGCTCTGGCCGAGGTGGTAGGTGTCGGGGCTGTAGAAGGGGTCCCGCAGGAAGGATGTGTCCGCGTTGCCTCTTCCTGTTGGACTCCACTGGCCTGCGCAGGTTGAAGATATCACGAACATGGGTAGAATAATGAATAAGTAAAAGAGGTTAATAAATAAAGCAAACACGTGAATGCATGGATGGATAGTTTCGtggacgcacgcgcgcacgctcgtaccaccctctctcctgatacacacacacgcacccccatccactcccacacaagtacacactcacacacatgcgtgtatcatcatcatcaacatcatcgttatgATTTGTCATCCGtgtaataaaggaaaaaaaaaaacccaaccaaacaacgaGTTCTATTAAAACAGATCGGATTCGAGATTATTAAAATACAAAGTGATCAGAACGATGGTTTAGACAATGTATCAAGgcctatcaatctgtctatctacattTCTGAACACTTACCtttgatggagacagacagcaaagCGGCGATCACCAGACCAGTCACAAAATTCCCAGCACAACACGGCGTCATGATGAAATAAAACGGCGAACAAGATTTTAGCAGAACAGTCGTCGATATTTCAAAACTCACGCACAACACAGACTGTGATGGTTCTTTTGGATCGGACCATTTAGTTTGAACGCGGCATTTCCCACTTTGATAATGAGGTGTTAGCGTTGTTTTAATTTATGTGAAAAGTCATAATTCTGATGCCCAGTTTTGTGCGAAAAAAGCCGTTTAATCTGGAAGTGTTGGAGTTACTCTTATCTGGTGGCGGTGTTGAGTCCctctttcagtgtgcaaacctgTTTTCTATTCCAACAGGGATACAGAATGAAGTCCGTTATGAAAGATGGCGTGTAGTGTTGAAATATCGAAGTCTTCTTCCGCGGTCTTGTGACTGCTGTAGCACCGATCGAAATTCATTCACGTGTAAGGCTGCAAATGCTGTCTTTTGCTTAAAACCAAAACACTTTAGTGAggtcttttttccttttatttatttatttattttttttcgcaAAACCCCACGCTTACTTTTGGAAATGAATCGTTCCGAAATTCGTTTTAATCGCTGTGAGTGGTAAGATCAGTTCCCTCCCTTTGCTCGTTGAACTGAAGACACAACGAATTTTCAGCTTTAGTTTTTGTACTAAAACCTGAACAGTCAGATTTTATGCATGTACCATGTCGTGCACACCCTGTGTTGGGCAACGAAATGGTGGCAGGGAGTTGACACCAGTTGTTTACACGGAATGAGCGAGGAAGGTGAGTCCTTTGGGTGAACCAGGCAGCCCTTGGCTGTGCCAAGCAGTTCCGCCATAATTATTTCAGCCAATCTCTTCCTTGACACACTCCATAATTTTTTGTCGTCGTCCTTTTAAAGTTCCACTCACCTTGCCGGAGTTACGTGTGGTCGATTATGAttccacttgttgttgttgttgttgttgttgttgtgttgttgttgttcttctgtcaTACACGTTGACATTATTCTTCCAGTTTCCTC includes the following:
- the LOC143279541 gene encoding uncharacterized protein LOC143279541 — translated: MTPCCAGNFVTGLVIAALLSVSIKGQWSPTGRGNADTSFLRDPFYSPDTYHLGQSQALNLKPDPALPLPPPLIGAKVTPTITTPPPPPSAHHNFPNNPTYPQVYNDPNPAPYTYTYQKNPNPFPVANTYQTNPNPISYTNTYINNPDPNPYSSTYQTNLNPFPYTNTYQDNNNNNPNLAPPAANTHYPSYYNFNPSLGAFTFDKNSNTYYQPNSGYPRYEYATVAPPFRPPLPTTTTTTTTPAPVTPERDADDVAGPVFHTLQPFDAPQQQVVPAWPFSPSAVQGVRSRSVYPALVPTVGGKPGLLEAVAAAQRHRGQKLQQQQQQQQQLLSSSALRRAFSSPLFLMMLMD